GATGAGCCAGCATcgagttataaaaaataaaggctttatataaaactatGATTTatatcgaaaaaaatatatgatttttttaaaaatagtttataattttaagataaaatagtgtaacaaaaaatagaaagaaaaataaaaaattttcataattgtAATGATAGTaagaattaattaaaaagttataaaaaaatatcgggggtaaaaaagttaatatACATCCATATATTCAGAGCATATGCACATTAAACCACGAGTCTATATGTGACATATCTTCCTGCAGTTTCACTTGGCCTAATTATTTTGACAACctaatttttaaagaagtgtaaaagtaaaaaaaataattgttaatattaaaaatgtaaattttatacattaaatatgggaaatatttcatattatccagaaaaaagaaaaatgcatattattgtagtattttttctattatttttttgtactTGTCCCTTTGATAATCCGAAATATCGACAAACAGGATCAACATCTTGAATTCTGGGaagtttattttctttaatctaaaaatataaaatatattaacagtCAGAATTTTTTGCTATAAAcgacatttttattattaacatgTCATGCAAATTTGTATTACCTTGTATCTTTGTAGCAAATTTCGTTTTTCATCGCTTGTTAGAGGAATATGTTTTGGAACTAGTTCGTGCTTTGTTATGTTAACCTGGTATTAGAAAGGGAGATAAATggagagaaaaaaatgagaaCGCCATAACAAGAACaatgatataaatgcataaaatttgtttccaatttttcatatcaaaattatattaattgatTAACGATATCATTTAAATCGTCTggttattattaatttgattTACCAATAATTCGGTGTCCAAAAAATTTTCGATGATATGTCTTGGGGCGGCTTCCTTGATTGCCTATATAAATGGAatgacaaaatataattaaatagtaaagttaataaaataatttctcataattgaaaaaaaataaaatactaaacgatggaaataataaattcttACATCTTTAGCAAAAGGTGTTAAAGTATTTTGTGTTACAAGAATTGCTCTTTGTATTGATTTTTCATCCATTTTTTCAGTTAATCTATagtttttcataaaaaaaaaaaacgtaaatatatatgctcgtgttcatacatatttttaattttacatGGTATTTGGACATGCACGTATTGATGTGcacgttttttttttttttttaattttttatttttttgttatactCTCTTAAAGGTTTAACTCCagtttttttaacttcatcaacaaaataaacaattattttattacttgCATCATTTTTGTGACTTGTGATTATAGTCATTCTTGACCGtctatggaaaaaaaaatataatatttattttgaataaatatattgtacTATGTAAGACtgttgataaaaaaaaataaataagggaatgttaatatagatataataatattacaatttttcattttcttcaaatAATTCTTTAAAGGCAGCAAAATTTTCGAGTTTTTCTCTGGctgttattatatatccTCTATCTTCAAGCATTTCACAACATGTTTTTCGGCATTTATAAAACCGAGTAACTGGATCttccattttgtttttatatactaGTTTGGCTTGCTAAGCTATTACAAAATTtgtcatataaatatagcaatctagtattttttaagataTTTCAATTGTTTTGGTtcattcatttattaatattttactatAATGGTTATATCagattttgtaaataatacaaaaaaaattcaactTGTGTAATAGTGATAATGTAGTATTATATTCCTTGAATcaatataagtatattcttttttctttcccttttttatatattcatttatataagctaatttatatatatacaaagaATTTAAGTACGTTTGtatgttattataaaaaaatatatgatatgtTCTACCCCCTCTGTCGTTTTGATCgctttttgtattttttggGGTTGTTATTttagtatttatttttatacattctgtagttaaaaaaatattttattaattttttttcaaaaaaaagtagttaaatgaagaaatataaaataaatcaaataaaaaaaaaataataaaatatacaaaaaaggaaaataaaacaataataaattggGAAAGgtataatatgcatatatatatcattatattatgtatatgccATATAGGATGTGCATAGTAAactataaacatatattattgtaatttagcaaaataaaaggtatgcctttattttgttagtTGAATTGTAATCATTTGCCCACATgccaataaataatttatttaaaaaattgtaatattaaaataaaaaaaatatatatattaaaaaatattctttgTGACCATTTCGTTATgcttaatattaatttgagaatatttaatttttttatgatgcTTTGATTTGTTCTTGTTAAAgaattttataatgatTTTTACCAGCCAATCagatttttatcaataatattcataatcATATCAATCCCtaattttgaataatttaaacaatGAATATATCTCAATTGCCCATTTCCATAGgattgaaaaatatgtttataagTAATTTCGATGTCATCTAAAGTTTCTAAACAGTCTGATGAAAAGGATGGACAAATTATATCAACTATGTCACATCCTTCTGtagacaatttttttaaaacatctTCTATACAAGGTTGAATCCATCTTTGTCCTTTTATTCTTGATTGAAAAACTAATGTATACTCTTCTTTTTTAagatttaattttttaattaatatatttgtactTTCAATACAAAAAAACGGATATAAATCTCCATCTTGTACATATTTAACTGGCAATGAATGATaagaaattattaattttttccctttcccatttttttcccaaaatttttcaatattttcttttatgctatctatatatttttcattaaagcAATAACCAGATAAAAATCTTAATTCCGGAATATTTTGCCACCCTTTTAAATGGTCAGATATACAATCCAAAGTGGATGCAACGGTGCATTCTGCTGATTGGGGGTATAGTGGGATAACTAATAGCTTATTTATGTTTgccatttttaaaatatttaaaccTTCTTTTATTGATTGCTCCCCGTATCTCATCCCATAACTTATTTCGACCTTGTCATTGTATCTGAACAAGTGtattatcataaaaaagggttaagaaaataagaaggaaaataattaaattatgaacTCATGTAACTATATTGTGCATGTTCATGCCCCTATTTTAGGGTCCTCGTATGAGATTAATGCATATGAAATGTATCGaaacattttattgttcgcttataatttttataaatgattACTTCTCAAATAGCCGTTTTTTCAAAGCCAAATATTGATTGTGTGTGTTAACACATAATGGTGACCCTTTGTCTGTccatatgtttttatattttagaGCCGATTTTCCTGCATTTAACGAAGAAATGTTCATATGTGAATGTGTAagtattccattttttgtgtTGCTTCGATATGGGTACATAgtactttatattttatcttatTTGTTTGCTTTCTTACGGCTCCTGAATGGCAAGACATAGCTGTACAGAATTGGC
This genomic interval from Plasmodium chabaudi chabaudi strain AS genome assembly, chromosome: 11 contains the following:
- a CDS encoding DNA-directed RNA polymerases I, II, and III subunit RPABC1, putative — protein: MEDPVTRFYKCRKTCCEMLEDRGYIITAREKLENFAAFKELFEENEKLRSRMTIITSHKNDASNKIIVYFVDEVKKTGVKPLRELTEKMDEKSIQRAILVTQNTLTPFAKDAIKEAAPRHIIENFLDTELLVNITKHELVPKHIPLTSDEKRNLLQRYKIKENKLPRIQDVDPVCRYFGLSKGQVVKIIRPSETAGRYVTYRLVV
- a CDS encoding ferrochelatase, putative translates to MDIDDFLKCNNLSIQKDKIKNIRHNKIGILITNLGSPAKPTFWSLYKYLSQFLRDPRVIKANRFIWLPILYSYVLPFRSRKSALKYKNIWTDKGSPLCVNTHNQYLALKKRLFEKYNDKVEISYGMRYGEQSIKEGLNILKMANINKLLVIPLYPQSAECTVASTLDCISDHLKGWQNIPELRFLSGYCFNEKYIDSIKENIEKFWEKNGKGKKLIISYHSLPVKYVQDGDLYPFFCIESTNILIKKLNLKKEEYTLVFQSRIKGQRWIQPCIEDVLKKLSTEGCDIVDIICPSFSSDCLETLDDIEITYKHIFQSYGNGQLRYIHCLNYSKLGIDMIMNIIDKNLIGW